The following nucleotide sequence is from Chromobacterium rhizoryzae.
TGATCCCGGCCTTCTGGTGGCCGTTCTGCCGGCTGATGGCCGCCTTCAGCGTGGCGCCCTTCATCGGCGAGGGCATGGTGCCGGTGCGGGTGCGCATCGGCCTGGCGCTGGCCTTGTCCGCCGCCACGCTGCCGGCCACCCTGCCGCTGCCCAAGCTGGACCTGTTCTCGCTGGCCGGCGTCGCCGCCAGCATCGAGCAGGCGGTGATCGGCCTCGTCTTCGGCCTCGCCTTTCAGCTGGTGCTGGCGGTGCTGGCCGTGCTCGGCTTCCTGGTGTCCTCGCAGATGGCGCTGTCCATGGCGGTGATGAACGACCCCGGCAACGGCAATTCTTCCGATGTGGTGTCCAGCCTGCTCTACCTGCTGGGCGCCATGATCTTCTTCTCGCTGGACGGCCATTTGCTGCTGATCCAGGTGGTTTACGCCAGCTTCCAGGCCTGGCCGGTGGGCGGCGGCGTGCCGGCCGCCTCGCTGTCCATGCTGGCCGGCGGCGTGGCCTGGGTCTTGTCCGCCGCCATGCTGCTGGCGCTGCCGGCGGTGTTCGCCACCTTCGTGGTGCAGGCCGGCGTCGGCATGATCAACCGGGTGGCGCCGTCGCTGAACCTGTTCTCGCTGGGCTTCCCGCTGATTACTCTGTTCGGTCTGGGCACGCTGGGCCTGGTGGCTCGCTTCATCCCCCAGCAATACCTGAACCTGAACGAACAGATGCTGCGCCTGCTGGACGGCATGCTGAGGGCCGGCCATGGCTGAGGGGCGCGGCGGCGACAAAACCGAAAAGGCCACGCCGCACAAGCTGCGGCAGGCGCGCAAGCAAGGCCAGGTGCCGCGCTCGCGCGATCTGGCCGCCGCGCTGGGCCTGTTGTTAGCGCTGAAACTGGCTTTCTGGCTGATGCCGCAGTGGCTGGACGAATTCCGGGAATTGTTCGCGCTGGCCTTCGCCCCGCTCTCCGGCAGCGGCGCGCTGGACAACAGCTGGTCCAAGCTGTTCGCCGGCACCTTGCTGCTGCTGGTCAAGATGGTGCTGCCGCTGGCGGTGATTCCGCTGTGCATGATCGTGGTTTCGCTCTATCCCGGCGGCTGGGTGTTCAGCCTCAACCATCTGCAGCCCAAGCTGGAGCGCTTCAATCCGCTGGCCCACTTCGGCCGCATCGCCTCGGCGCGGCACGCCAGCGAGATCGGCAAATCCATCGCCAAGGCGCTGTTGCTGGGCTGGGTGCTGTACCGGCTGAGCCAGAGCGCGCTGGAAGACTTCTTCGCCTTGCAAGGCGCGCCCTTCGCCACCGCTCTCGCCGGCAGCGCCGAGCTGCTGATCAACGCGCTGCTGACCCTGACCGCGGTGTTCATGCTGTTCGCGCTGATCGACCTGCCGCTGCAAATCCTGCTGTTCATGAAGCAGCAGAAGATGAGCAAGCAGGAAATCAAGGAAGAGTACAAGAGCACCGAGGGCCGGCCGGAGATCAAGCAACGCATCCGCCAGATCCAGATGCAGATGGCCCAGCGCGGCGTGCGCAAGGCGGTGCCCACCGCCGACGTGGTCATCGTCAACCCCGAGCACTACGCGGTGGCGTTGAAATACGATGAGGAGCGCGCCGAGGCGCCCTTCATCATCGCCAAGGGCCTGGACGAGATGGCGCTCTACATCCGCCAGGTGGCTCAAGAGCATCAGGTGGACATCGTGCCGCTGCCGCCGCTGGCGCGCGCCGTCTACCACACCACCCAGGTCAACCAACAGATTCCCGCGCCGCTGTACCGAGCGGTGGCGCAAGTCCTGACCTATGTCATGCAACTCAAGGCCTTCCGCAACGGATCGCGCCGCAGCCAGCCGCGGCTGCCGGACGATTTGCCGATCCCGCGCGACATGGCCGATCCCAGAACCGCATCATGAACGCTTTCACTCGACTGCTGGCCGACATCGGCCGCCACAAGATCGCCGCCCCGCTGTTTTTGCTGGCCATACTGGCCATGGTGATGCTGCCCTTGCCGCCGATGGCGCTGGACATGCTGTTCACCTTCAACATCGTGCTGGCCATCATCGTCATCCTGGTCAGCGTCTCCGCCAAGCGGCCGCTGGACTTCTCCGCCTTCCCCACCATCATCCTGGCCACCACCCTGCTCAGGCTGTCGCTGAACGTGGCGTCCACCCGGGTGGTGCTGCTGCACGGCCATGAGGGCACCCACGCCGCCGGCCGGGTGATCGAGGCCTTCGGCCAGGTGGTGATAGGCGGCAACTTCGTCGTCGGCATGGTGGTCTTCGTCATCCTGATGATCATCAACTTCATGGTGGTGACCAAGGGCGCGGAACGGATCTCGGAAGTGTCCGCCCGCTTCACCCTGGACGCGCTGCCCGGCAAGCAGATGGCCATCGACGCCGACCTCAACGCCGGCCTGATCAATCAGGAGCAGGCGCAGCAGCGCCGCCGCGACATCGCCACCGAGGCCGATTTCTACGGCGCGATGGACGGCGCGTCCAAGTTCGTGCGCGGCGACGCCATCGCCGGCATCCTGATCCTGATCATCAATCTCTTCGGCGGCGTGGCCATCGGCGCGCTGATGCACGGCCTGTCCGCCGGCGACGCCTTCCGCCAGTACGCGCTGATGACCATAGGCGACGGCCTGGTGGCCCAGATCCCGGCCCTGCTGCTGTCCTCGGCCGCCGCCATCATCGTCACCCGCATCAGCGACGACGGCGACATGCAGGAGCAGGTGGGCAAGCAGATGCTGGCCTCCCCCACCGTGCTGATGAGCGCCGCCGGCATGATGCTGGTGCTGGCCGCCATCCCCGGCATGCCCTGGCCCACCTTCCTGGGCTTCGCGCTGCTGCTGGGCTTCGTCGCCTGGCGGATGCACCGCCGCCAGCAAGTGCTGCCGAACCAGCCGGACCCGGCGCTGGCGAAAAGCGCGCTGGCCGGCGACGCCGACATCGAACTGGAATGGGGCGCCCTGCCCTATGTGGACACGCTGGGCGTCAACCTGGGCTACAAGCTGGTGTCGCTGCTGGACAAGAGCCAGGGCGCGCCGCTGGCCAAGCGCGTGCGCGGCGTGCGCCAGAGCCTGAGCGAGGGCATGGGCGTGCTGATGCCGCCTGTGAACCTGCGCGACGATCTGCGCCTCAAGCCCTCGCAATACGCCATCCTGCTCAGCGGCAACACCGTGGCCGAGGGCGAGGTCTACGCCGACCGCCTGATGGCCATCCCCTCGCCGGAGCTGTACGGCGAGGTGGACGGCATGCCCGGCGTGGACCCGGCCTACGCGATGCCGGTGACCTGGATCCTGCCCGACGACAAGAGCAAGGCCTTGGGCCTGGGCTATCAGGTGGTGGACTGCGCCAGCGTGGTGGCCACCCATCTGAACAAGGTGATGCGCGAGCATCTGGCCGAGCTGTTCCGCCACGACGACGTGGCCGCCATCAACGAGCGGCTGTCGGCGCTGGCGCCCAAGCTCGCCTCCGCGCTGAACCAGGCGCTGCCAGCGCCCTTGCAACTCAAGGCCTACCGCCAGCTGCTGACCGACAATGTGTCGCTGAAGGACATCGGCCCCATCGCCAACGCCCTGCTGGACGCCAGCGAAAGCAGCAAGGACCCCATCATGCTGGCGGCCGAGGTGCGCTGCGCGCTGAAACGCCAGATCGTGCAATCCATCCTGGGCCCACGCGGCGAGATGAAGGCCTTCAATCTGTCCGCCGATCTGGAAAACCTGCTGCTGGGCGCGCTGAGCCAGGCGCAGCAAACCGGCAAGCCGCAGCTGGACAGCTTCCCCATCGACCCCAACGTGCTGCAGCAGTTGCAGGCCAATATGCCGGTGGTGCGCGACCAGATGAAACAGCTGGGCCACGCGCCCATCCTGCTGGTGATGCCGCAGATCCGCCCGCTGCTGGCGCGCTACGCGCGCTTGTTCGCGCCCGGCCTGCACGTGCTGTCCTACAACGAAGTGCCGGAAACCCGCGAAGTCAGCCTGACCGGCACCCTGGGCTGAGCGCCCGCCCACGATCAAGCCCGCCGCGGGCGCGCGTCGCCGCGCCCGCACGCTCTTCGCATGATATGCGAAATTACAACACCCTCTGCCCCAAGCCGTCCGCCTCCGCCCAAGCCGCCATCCGCCCAATAAAATCAAACATCTAACTGCCCTTCACCGGCCAAGCCTTAATAAGCCACAGGCATAACACAGCTCGAATCTGTACCAAGGAACAGGTTTCAATCTGTATGCCCAATTTTAAAATGAAAACCTTTTTTGCATTTTCAGCGAAAATTTTTCGCAAATTTTGCAAAAGCTGACTAATATCGGCTAAGTAGAAACCCCAGCGTCGACGTGCCCGCCCCTGCCCGGAAGGCCATCCGCCCTCCGCTCGCCGCCGCCGATAATGAAGAAAGACAGCAGCCCTCCGCCCGCGCCGGCGGCAAGCTGCGGACCAGAACGACCCGATAGTCGCCCTACTCCAAAGACATGCAAATGACACAGAACAAGCCAACCACTGAAATCATCAACGCCAATATCCGCACGCATCTGGAACAGCGCGGCCTGGCGGAGTCGCAACAGGTCAGCCTGATCGAGGAAGTGCTGGGCCTGAGCGCGTCGCAAACCTACCGCAAGCTCAACGGCAGCAGCCAGTGGCAGTTGGGTCAATTGGAGAAGCTGGCGCAATACCTGGGCCTGCCCACCTCCGAGCTGCTGGTGTCGCAAGACAACCGCCGGCCGGTGCGGGTGCCGGACGCCGACCTGATCCCGGCCATCCTCCACCTGACCGACCACACCGAGGAAGCCCATTGCTGGATACAGCTGGGCGACGTGGTCCAGGACGACTCCATCTCCCCGCTCTTGCTGGCGCGCCGCCAGGGCGACAGCTGGCATGTGTATCCGGGCAGCCACGACCGCTGCATCAACGGCCACGAAGTCACCTATCTGGCGGTGCAGCCGCCCAAGCGCGCCAACAACAAGCGGCTGCTGGTGGCGGTGCTGGACGATATGGACGCCGACATCCTGGCGGCGGTGCTGGTGCGCCAGGGCCTGTTCGCCCTGCCCTACGAGTCCCCGTCCGAGCTGCTGGCCGCGCTGCCGCACGAGGAGTTCGACGCCTTCGTGCTGGACTGGGTGCTGGGCGACGACGATTGCATGAAAGTGATAGAAACCATACGCCAGCGCTCGGCCACCGTGCCCATCATCGTGCTGACCGGCCACGCCGAGGAATACGAATCCGCCTTGCAGCAGGCGCTGCGCATCCAGGGCGTTTACTACATCGGCAAGCCCACGCCGGGCTCCATCCTGGCGCTGCAGATCACCAATGTGGTGACCGCGGCCCACGATCTGGAAGTCTGAGCAGACCCGCTCCAGCCGCCGAGCGACATGAAAAAGCCCTGGATCTCCAGGGCTTTTTTCTGTCCGGCCATGCGCCGCCGCGTTCAGCCGCGTCGGGCCACCACGTCCAGCATCTGCCGCAGCTGGCCGGCGTCGAAGGGTTTGGCCAGGATGCCGGCGAAACGCTGGGCGCGCGGATCCTGAAACGCCTCCGGGTAAGCGCTCATGCCGACGACGGCGGTCTGTTCGGCGCGCCGGCCGCTCCAGGCCCGCTCCGCCACCTGATAGCCGCTGTCCGCGCCCAGATGCATGTCCAGCAGCACGGTGTCGAAATCGGCCCGCTCCAGCGCCTGCTCGGCCAGCGCCGCCGTCTCCGCGGTGGCCACTTGGTAGCCGTCGCGCTGCAGCAGCTCGGCCAGGGTGTCGCGGATGTCGGCGTCGTCGTCCACGATCAGCACCGACTGCGGACCGGCCGACTCCAGCGCCTGCACCGGCAGGCGCACGGTGAAGCAGGCGCCCTTGCCCTCGGCGCTGTCCAGCTCGATGCAGCCGCCGAACAGATTGACCAACTCCTTGACGATGGACAGGCCCAGGCCGCAACTGCCGGCGCGGCGGTGCTTGCCCTGGATGAAGGGCTGGAAAATGCGCTGCTGATACTCCAGCGGAATGCCCACGCCGGTGTCGCGCACCTGCAGCACCAGTTCATGGTGGCCGGTGGCGCGCAGGCAGGACACGCTGACCGTCACCGCGCCGCTGTCGGTGTAGCGGATGGCGTTGGACACCAGATTGCCCACCACCTGGCGCAGCCTGACCTCGTCCAGCACCACCTTGGCCGGCAAGGGCCCGGCCTGGTAGTTCAGCGCCAGGCCCTTGGCGTCGGCCAGCGGCCGCATCACGTCCATGGTGGCTTGCAGCACCTCGGCCAAGGGCATGGGCTGCGGATTCATCCGCAGCTTCATATTGCGGATGGCGCTGATGTCCATGATGTCGTGCACCTGGGCCGACAAATGCGACACGCTGGTTTTCAAACGCTGCAAGGCGGTGCGCGCGGTCTTCTGGCCGTCCGCCACCGGCTCCAGCAATTCGATGCACACCTGCATGGACTGCAAGGGCGAGCGGATCTCGTGGCTCAGCGTGGCCAGGAAGGTGGTGCGGTCCAGCTCCATCGCCACCGTGGCCTGATGCGCGGACTGCTCCTTCTCCAGCAAGGCCTGTTTGGCGCTGGCCAAACGCTTGACCGAGCTGTAGCGCGACAACAGCAGGATGACCGCGCAGATCACGCCCCACAGCACCGATTGCAGATACAGCACATTGCTGCGCTGGCGGTCCAGATCCTCCAGCCGCTCGGTGCGGCTCTTGACCTCGGCCACCCTCGCCTCCACGGCGAAGGCCATCAGTTGCGGCCGCAGCAGATCGATGCGCTCCAGCAGCGCCGGCGCCGAGTCCAGCGCCGGGTGGCTGAAGGCGGGGTCGTTGAACAATTGCTGGTAATCCGCCACCAGGGTGTCGAAGCCCTTCACCTGGCGCAGCAACATCTGCACCCGCACCGGCGCCGGTTCGGCAAACACGTGGAAACGGCTATTGGCCACTTCCAGCCGCCGCAACAACTCGTCTTGCTTGATGCGCCCGGCCTGGAAACCCACCAGCGCGGACTTGGCGCGCTCCATTTCCAGCTGGAACTGCGCCACCGACCAATACAAATCCTCGCTGCTATTGGCCACGGAATTGACCTTGCCCAGCTGGCTGATGCTGTAATACATGCCGCCGGCGGCGGTGATCAGCACCAGCAAGCCCACCCACAGCATGCGCCGGCCCTCCGGCCAGCCGCCCCAGCCGGAAATCAGCCGCCGCAGGCGGCTGAGCCAGCCCGGCGCGGCGTCGGAAGACGCTTGATTGTCCTGGTCCATCAGTTCACCACCAAACCGTCTATCTGCCAGATCAGCTTGGCGTCCAGCGCCGGCCCCTTGGCCGAATCCGGCATCTGCTCCAGCGGATACATCAACCACAAGGGCCCGTAGCGGGCCACGTTCATCGGCTGCTGATTGAAGCGGCGCGCCAGGATGGCGCGATACTTGACCAGCTCGCTGACCGGAATGGAATAGGTATAGTCGTTGAG
It contains:
- the fliR gene encoding flagellar biosynthetic protein FliR — protein: MTGLYAQLLDLIPAFWWPFCRLMAAFSVAPFIGEGMVPVRVRIGLALALSAATLPATLPLPKLDLFSLAGVAASIEQAVIGLVFGLAFQLVLAVLAVLGFLVSSQMALSMAVMNDPGNGNSSDVVSSLLYLLGAMIFFSLDGHLLLIQVVYASFQAWPVGGGVPAASLSMLAGGVAWVLSAAMLLALPAVFATFVVQAGVGMINRVAPSLNLFSLGFPLITLFGLGTLGLVARFIPQQYLNLNEQMLRLLDGMLRAGHG
- the flhB gene encoding flagellar type III secretion system protein FlhB → MAEGRGGDKTEKATPHKLRQARKQGQVPRSRDLAAALGLLLALKLAFWLMPQWLDEFRELFALAFAPLSGSGALDNSWSKLFAGTLLLLVKMVLPLAVIPLCMIVVSLYPGGWVFSLNHLQPKLERFNPLAHFGRIASARHASEIGKSIAKALLLGWVLYRLSQSALEDFFALQGAPFATALAGSAELLINALLTLTAVFMLFALIDLPLQILLFMKQQKMSKQEIKEEYKSTEGRPEIKQRIRQIQMQMAQRGVRKAVPTADVVIVNPEHYAVALKYDEERAEAPFIIAKGLDEMALYIRQVAQEHQVDIVPLPPLARAVYHTTQVNQQIPAPLYRAVAQVLTYVMQLKAFRNGSRRSQPRLPDDLPIPRDMADPRTAS
- a CDS encoding flagellar biosynthesis protein FlhA, translated to MNAFTRLLADIGRHKIAAPLFLLAILAMVMLPLPPMALDMLFTFNIVLAIIVILVSVSAKRPLDFSAFPTIILATTLLRLSLNVASTRVVLLHGHEGTHAAGRVIEAFGQVVIGGNFVVGMVVFVILMIINFMVVTKGAERISEVSARFTLDALPGKQMAIDADLNAGLINQEQAQQRRRDIATEADFYGAMDGASKFVRGDAIAGILILIINLFGGVAIGALMHGLSAGDAFRQYALMTIGDGLVAQIPALLLSSAAAIIVTRISDDGDMQEQVGKQMLASPTVLMSAAGMMLVLAAIPGMPWPTFLGFALLLGFVAWRMHRRQQVLPNQPDPALAKSALAGDADIELEWGALPYVDTLGVNLGYKLVSLLDKSQGAPLAKRVRGVRQSLSEGMGVLMPPVNLRDDLRLKPSQYAILLSGNTVAEGEVYADRLMAIPSPELYGEVDGMPGVDPAYAMPVTWILPDDKSKALGLGYQVVDCASVVATHLNKVMREHLAELFRHDDVAAINERLSALAPKLASALNQALPAPLQLKAYRQLLTDNVSLKDIGPIANALLDASESSKDPIMLAAEVRCALKRQIVQSILGPRGEMKAFNLSADLENLLLGALSQAQQTGKPQLDSFPIDPNVLQQLQANMPVVRDQMKQLGHAPILLVMPQIRPLLARYARLFAPGLHVLSYNEVPETREVSLTGTLG
- a CDS encoding helix-turn-helix domain-containing protein; the encoded protein is MTQNKPTTEIINANIRTHLEQRGLAESQQVSLIEEVLGLSASQTYRKLNGSSQWQLGQLEKLAQYLGLPTSELLVSQDNRRPVRVPDADLIPAILHLTDHTEEAHCWIQLGDVVQDDSISPLLLARRQGDSWHVYPGSHDRCINGHEVTYLAVQPPKRANNKRLLVAVLDDMDADILAAVLVRQGLFALPYESPSELLAALPHEEFDAFVLDWVLGDDDCMKVIETIRQRSATVPIIVLTGHAEEYESALQQALRIQGVYYIGKPTPGSILALQITNVVTAAHDLEV
- a CDS encoding ATP-binding response regulator, with product MDQDNQASSDAAPGWLSRLRRLISGWGGWPEGRRMLWVGLLVLITAAGGMYYSISQLGKVNSVANSSEDLYWSVAQFQLEMERAKSALVGFQAGRIKQDELLRRLEVANSRFHVFAEPAPVRVQMLLRQVKGFDTLVADYQQLFNDPAFSHPALDSAPALLERIDLLRPQLMAFAVEARVAEVKSRTERLEDLDRQRSNVLYLQSVLWGVICAVILLLSRYSSVKRLASAKQALLEKEQSAHQATVAMELDRTTFLATLSHEIRSPLQSMQVCIELLEPVADGQKTARTALQRLKTSVSHLSAQVHDIMDISAIRNMKLRMNPQPMPLAEVLQATMDVMRPLADAKGLALNYQAGPLPAKVVLDEVRLRQVVGNLVSNAIRYTDSGAVTVSVSCLRATGHHELVLQVRDTGVGIPLEYQQRIFQPFIQGKHRRAGSCGLGLSIVKELVNLFGGCIELDSAEGKGACFTVRLPVQALESAGPQSVLIVDDDADIRDTLAELLQRDGYQVATAETAALAEQALERADFDTVLLDMHLGADSGYQVAERAWSGRRAEQTAVVGMSAYPEAFQDPRAQRFAGILAKPFDAGQLRQMLDVVARRG